A single genomic interval of Helianthus annuus cultivar XRQ/B chromosome 13, HanXRQr2.0-SUNRISE, whole genome shotgun sequence harbors:
- the LOC110898286 gene encoding pentatricopeptide repeat-containing protein At2g37310, which produces MRFTKLLHIQIPPVTAQPNNIPNGLNYTAYGRLIQHCTDHRLIRRAKLLHAQLILSSVTLDNFLASKLITCYSKTNHLFYAHQVFDQIPHKNTFSWNALLMGYSMHNRYTDTLKLFSGFLASNSLSVKPDNYTVTCVLKALSSLGYELNMGRRFHSYIIRNGLDSDIFVVNALITFYCRCDEIVLARRLFNSTCHKDVVTWNAMIAGYSKGGFYDKCKELYFEMMGLEDVQPNEFTVISVLQACAQSNDLDLGMKVHRYVLDNEIKIDLPVCNAFIAMYAKCGSLEYAKQLFDEMSERDEISYGSIIYGYMLHGFVDKAMDLFREMDKPGLSTWNAVISGQFQNRQYEAVLSLFREMQICGFKPDTVTLSNIFPTLSQLSNLKGGKEMHAYAIRNIYNKNIYVATAIIDTYAKLGFLKGAEIVFKQSKKKSVIIYTSLISAYSAHGEVNAALDLFNNMINVGIQPDPVTFTSVLSACAHSGLVDEAWRIFNSMLNVYNIQPLMEHYACMVGVLSRALKLNEAVDFINKMPFEPSARVWGALLNGASVAGDVEVGKFACDRLFEIEPENTGNYVIMANLYSQAGRWEEAENVRVMLNDIGLKKIAGCSWIETPGGMQSFIAKDVSNENTEEIYATLGGLFEFMKDEKYAVSEDFH; this is translated from the coding sequence ATGAGATTTACAAAACTTTTACACATTCAAATTCCTCCCGTCACTGCACAACCCAACAACATCCCCAATGGGCTCAATTACACTGCATACGGCCGCCTCATCCAGCACTGCACCGACCACCGTCTCATCCGGCGAGCCAAGCTCCTCCACGCCCAACTCATCCTCTCCTCCGTCACACTCGACAACTTCTTGGCTTCAAAACTCATCACCTGCTACTCCAAAACCAACCACCTTTTTTATGCCCACCAGGTGTTCGACCAAATTCCCCACAAGAACACTTTCTCTTGGAACGCATTGCTCATGGGCTATTCTATGCACAACCGGTATACCGACACCCTGAAGCTCTTTTCGGGTTTCTTGGCTTCCAATTCATTGTCGGTTAAGCCCGATAACTATACTGTTACATGTGTGCTAAAGGCCTTATCTTCTTTGGGTTATGAGCTCAACATGGGTAGAAGATTCCACTCTTATATTATTCGGAACGGGTTGGATAGCGATATATTTGTCGTAAATGCTTTGATAACTTTCTATTGTAGGTGTGATGAAATTGTTTTGGCAAGAAGGTTGTTTAATAGTACTTGTCATAAAGATGTTGTGACATGGAATGCGATGATAGCGGGGTATTCGAAAGGCGGGTTTTATGATAAATGTAAAGAATTGTATTTTGAGATGATGGGTTTGGAAGATGTACAGCCGAATGAGTTCACTGTGATCAGTGTCCTGCAAGCGTGTGCACAGTCGAACGATCTTGATTTAGGTATGAAAGTTCATAGGTATGTGTTGGATAATGAGATTAAGATAGATCTCCCTGTTTGCAATGCGTTTATTGCGATGTACGCGAAATGTGGTAGCCTGGAATATGCTAAACAGCTTTTCGACGAGATGAGTGAGCGGGATGAAATTAGCTACGGCTCTATTATTTATGGATACATGCTTCACGGTTTTGTAGACAAAGCGATGGATCTCTTCCGGGAAATGGATAAACCGGGTTTGAGTACTTGGAATGCTGTGATATCCGGGCAATTTCAAAACCGACAGTACGAAGCGGTACTCAGTTTGTTTCGTGAAATGCAGATATGCGGGTTTAAACCGGATACGGTAACGCTTTCGAATATTTTTCCTACGCTTTCACAATTATCGAACCTAAAAGGAGGGAAAGAGATGCATGCATACGCAATCCGAAACATCTACAACAAAAATATCTACGTAGCAACGGCAATTATCGATACGTATGCCAAGTTAGGTTTTCTTAAAGGTGCAGAAATAGTTTTTAAACAGTCAAAAAAGAAGAGTGTTATTATATATACATCGTTAATATCAGCGTATTCTGCGCACGGGGAGGTAAACGCAGCACTTGATTTATTTAATAACATGATTAACGTAGGCATACAGCCGGATCCGGTTACATTCACGTCCGTTTTATCAGCCTGTGCTCATTCTGGATTAGTAGATGAGGCTTGGAGGATATTCAACAGTATGTTAAACGTATATAACATTCAGCCGTTAATGGAGCATTACGCTTGCATGGTAGGCGTATTAAGCCGGGCCTTAAAGCTTAACGAAGCCGTAGATTTCATTAATAAAATGCCATTTGAGCCTAGTGCGAGAGTCTGGGGTGCGTTGCTCAATGGGGCTTCGGTTGCTGGTGATGTTGAAGTTGGGAAATTTGCGTGTGATCGTTTGTTTGAAATTGAGCCGGAAAATACGGGAAATTATGTTATAATGGCGAATTTGTATTCGCAAGCTGGAAGATGGGAAGAGGCTGAAAATGTTCGAGTGATGTTAAATGATATCGGGTTGAAGAAGATTGCGGGTTGTAGTTGGATTGAAACGCCCGGTGGAATGCAAAGTTTTATAGCTAAGGATGTATCAAATGAAAATACAGAGGAAATATATGCCACATTAGGAGGATTATTTGAgtttatgaaagatgaaaagtatgctGTAAGTGAAGATTTTCATTAG